One genomic region from Aliarcobacter cryaerophilus ATCC 43158 encodes:
- a CDS encoding ATP-binding protein: MKLLEENYEINFSKINFLDRKIKIEHKKTIICGASKVGKSYLVFDFLSKFKNEEYLYIDFFDLRNNNINQELSLLNDFISLKNIKVLVLENFNNECKIPNCENVILTSQKNIEYKNFKKIELFALDFEEYLLFDNKHQNITQSFNNFLKYGNLPLSINVEEHKKISKLQDIIKMNSKDDTSYEILKILIENIDEKKSIFQLFNQLKSKIKISKDRFYEECKELEDKNSIFFVGKYNQEKSLKKIYSYNYAFLGAISFSKKFKQEFANMIFLELLKEEKTIYYLDNIDFYIKDDNLAIVCIPFFNLDLNSNLLKKIIKNALELNIEKIEIITISNNQKIDNKKINIETIVFYEWALI; the protein is encoded by the coding sequence ATGAAGCTACTTGAAGAAAACTATGAAATAAACTTCTCCAAAATAAATTTTTTGGATAGAAAAATAAAAATTGAACACAAAAAAACTATAATATGTGGAGCTTCAAAAGTTGGAAAATCTTATTTAGTATTTGATTTTTTAAGTAAATTTAAAAATGAAGAGTATTTATATATTGATTTTTTTGATTTAAGAAATAATAATATAAACCAAGAGTTAAGTTTACTAAATGATTTTATATCTTTAAAAAATATAAAAGTTTTGGTTTTGGAAAATTTTAATAATGAGTGCAAAATTCCAAATTGTGAAAATGTAATTTTAACTTCTCAAAAGAATATTGAATATAAAAATTTTAAAAAAATAGAACTTTTTGCCTTAGATTTTGAAGAGTACCTCTTATTTGATAATAAACATCAAAATATTACTCAAAGTTTCAATAATTTTTTGAAATATGGGAATTTACCACTTTCTATAAATGTAGAAGAACATAAAAAAATATCAAAACTTCAAGATATTATAAAAATGAACTCAAAAGATGATACAAGCTATGAGATATTAAAAATCTTAATAGAAAATATCGATGAGAAAAAATCAATTTTTCAACTATTTAATCAACTAAAATCAAAAATCAAAATATCAAAAGATAGATTTTATGAAGAGTGCAAAGAGTTAGAAGATAAAAACTCTATTTTTTTTGTAGGAAAATATAATCAAGAGAAGAGTTTAAAAAAAATATACTCTTATAACTATGCTTTTTTGGGTGCTATTAGTTTTTCAAAAAAATTTAAACAAGAGTTTGCAAATATGATTTTTTTGGAACTATTAAAAGAGGAAAAAACTATTTATTATCTTGATAACATTGATTTTTATATAAAAGATGATAATTTAGCAATTGTTTGTATCCCTTTTTTTAATCTTGATTTGAATTCAAATTTACTAAAAAAAATTATAAAAAATGCTTTAGAGCTAAATATAGAGAAAATAGAGATTATTACTATTTCAAATAATCAAAAAATAGATAATAAAAAAATAAATATTGAAACAATTGTATTTTATGAATGGGCTCTAATTTAA